A genomic segment from Lignipirellula cremea encodes:
- a CDS encoding DUF1552 domain-containing protein produces MHILPSPRLGRRTFLRAGAVAVALPLLDAMTPHVLRAGSPAAADATPPQRMVLIHRPLGTYYPFLFPEQTGLKYQATRFLKILEPHRGRFTVFSGISHLGYPNSHGTDSALFTGVAPEGVRRADDIHNTISLDQEAAELTGSHTRLPSLTLNTANCASLSWNRKGVPIPFERNRARLFTRMFIDGAPEEIDREQKRLAAGRSILDGVRDQLKTLGQELGAADRDRLDTMTTSIREAENSLYQDEAWIARPKPQVEASVKDFQRADHWVDEQQQWFTLVQLALQTDSTRVVVLGLGEHNQTGQPDLEIGHHDASHHGKEPEKIEQLARYEEKEYANFGRFLDNLQNVNEGGRPLLDQTQLLFASNLGDASAHSSDNLPVILAGGGFRHQGHVAFDREKNTPLSNLYVRMLQQFGKETDRFGSSTGVLSELG; encoded by the coding sequence ATGCATATTCTTCCTTCGCCCCGACTGGGCCGCCGCACCTTCCTGCGGGCCGGAGCCGTGGCGGTCGCCTTGCCGCTGCTCGACGCCATGACGCCGCATGTACTGCGGGCCGGTTCGCCGGCCGCCGCAGATGCGACGCCGCCGCAACGCATGGTGTTGATCCATCGTCCGCTGGGAACGTATTACCCGTTCCTCTTTCCGGAACAAACGGGGCTCAAGTACCAGGCGACCCGCTTTCTGAAAATCCTTGAGCCGCATCGCGGGCGATTCACCGTTTTCTCCGGCATCAGCCATCTGGGCTACCCTAACTCGCACGGTACGGATTCGGCCCTGTTTACCGGCGTGGCGCCAGAAGGGGTCCGGCGGGCCGACGACATCCACAACACGATCTCGCTGGACCAGGAAGCGGCCGAGCTGACCGGCAGCCACACCCGTCTGCCCAGTCTCACGCTGAACACGGCCAACTGCGCGTCGTTGTCGTGGAACCGGAAAGGGGTGCCGATCCCGTTCGAACGGAACCGGGCGCGTCTGTTCACCCGCATGTTTATCGACGGGGCGCCGGAAGAGATCGACCGCGAGCAGAAGCGTCTGGCGGCCGGACGCAGCATCCTCGACGGCGTTCGCGACCAGCTGAAAACGCTGGGCCAGGAACTGGGGGCCGCCGACCGCGATCGTCTGGATACCATGACCACCTCCATCCGCGAGGCGGAAAACTCGCTGTACCAGGATGAGGCCTGGATCGCCCGTCCCAAGCCGCAGGTCGAAGCGTCCGTCAAAGATTTCCAGCGGGCCGATCACTGGGTCGACGAACAGCAGCAGTGGTTCACGCTTGTCCAACTGGCCCTGCAGACCGACTCCACCCGGGTCGTGGTGCTGGGACTGGGCGAGCATAACCAGACCGGCCAGCCGGACCTGGAGATTGGCCACCACGATGCGTCGCATCATGGGAAAGAGCCGGAAAAAATCGAACAGCTGGCCCGCTACGAGGAGAAAGAGTACGCCAACTTCGGCCGCTTTCTCGACAACCTGCAGAACGTGAACGAAGGCGGACGTCCGCTGCTGGATCAAACGCAGCTGCTGTTCGCCAGCAACCTGGGCGACGCGTCGGCCCATTCCTCAGACAACCTGCCTGTCATCCTGGCCGGCGGCGGCTTTCGGCATCAGGGGCATGTGGCTTTTGACCGGGAGAAGAACACGCCGTTGTCGAACCTGTACGTCCGCATGCTGCAGCAGTTTGGGAAAGAAACCGACCGTTTCGGCTCCAGCACAGGCGTTCTCAGCGAGCTGGGCTAA